A genomic stretch from Rhinatrema bivittatum chromosome 9, aRhiBiv1.1, whole genome shotgun sequence includes:
- the SERP1 gene encoding stress-associated endoplasmic reticulum protein 1 — MVAKQRIRMANEKHSKNITQRGNVAKTSRNAQEEKSSVGPWLLALFIFVVCGSAIFQIIQSIRMGM, encoded by the exons ATGGTGGCGAAGCAGAGGATCCGGATGGCCAACGAGAAGCACAGCAAGAACATCACGCAGCGGGGCAACGTGGCCAAGACCTCG AGGAACGCGCAGGAAGAGAAGTCTTCGGTCGGTCCCTGGTTGTTGGCGCTCTTCATTTTCGTCGTGTGCGGATCCG CTATtttccaaattattcaaagtatcAGAATGGGAATGTGA